Below is a genomic region from Rhodohalobacter mucosus.
CGGCGCATCCGGATCCCAAATTGAACCATTTCTTTCCCGCGCCGCAGTAACGTATCTCCAGCCCCTACCGGACACACCCCTGGTATTGCCTGCGGCAACACCTTCCCCTCTCAAGAGGGGACCTTTTCACCGCCCCTCACGTCTCACGTTTGACGTCTGACGTTTGGTATCTCACCTTTTCCCTACCACTTTATCGGTTATGCGGTTGGTAAGTTTCTCCCGGTTTCTTTTTCTCAATACAAGAAACCGAACATCCAAAGCGGTATACGGTTCAGATAAGGGTGTTCCAGATCGTCGAGGGCGAGCCAGGCATTGTTCTTATTTCTGATCTGCGAGTTATCTTTTGAAGGGCCGCCGATTTCGAATATCCTATCTCCGTCAATAATGAAATCTCCGGTTTTAGCCAGTTCAACTACATGCCCTGCATTGCGCAGCTGGTTTACAAAAAACGTTTCGCGTAATGTACCGCGCCCGGGATTTGGCTTCAGCGCATGACTCAGATTGGTATTCTCAAGATAAATTTTGTCCGGCTTGCGGAGAGCCGCTGCGCCGCGCGTAGAACGACTCAAAAGGTTCAGCAGCCTTGCACGGTCCAAATTCCACAGGTAGGTTTTTACCGTATCCCTCCCCAATTCAAGCCGGCCTGCAATTTTTGAAATATTAGGCTCAAACGGAACCGATTCAGCAATTACTCCCAGCAATTTTTTCATCTTGATCGTATTCGACGCCGAATACTCCTCAACAATCTGCAGGTCGACCTCCATTACTGTGTTGATCACCTGGTGGAGTAATTGTTGAAAAGACTCATCACTTTTCGTCACCGAAAATGGGAAATAACCGTTTTTCAGATACTCATTAAAAAGCGGAATGGGCTTTAGAACTGAAACTACGGGTTCACTTACCTGTTTGGGGTCTTTCAGCATCTCATCCAATGTGAAGACCGGCAATTTGTGCTGATATTTCAATTCCAGAAATTCTCTGAAAGAGAGACCCGGAAGTTCTTTGGTTAGGGCACGCCGGCTAAGGTCTGCCTCCCCTTTTAAAATGTCGAGCACCGATGAGGCGGTGAAAATGACCTGAAGTTCCGGAAATCCGTCATAGATATTTTTTAGCTCACGCGACCAATTCGGATATCTGTGTATTTCATCTATCAATAACAGCGTTCCACCGTATTTTCTGAACTGACCGGAGAGATCGAATAACGTGTGATCATAAAACCAAGGGTGGTCGGCAGTTACATATAGAGAATGTTCTCTGTCGGGTGCCGAATATTTGAGATATTGGAGCAGCATCGTCGTTTTACCCGTCCCCCGCAAACCTGTGATCCCCAAAAACCTCTCATTCCAGTTCAGCTTATCATAAAGGCTCCGGAAAAACGTATCGGAAACCTGATTCAGCACATCTTCCTGATATTCGTATAAAGAATCCATATTTTTGACTTGAATTGAAGTCAAAAATAATATCAAATTGACTTGTAAACAAGTCAATTAATAAATGCCCGAATCAAAGCCAGATCATTTGTTCATTTCAGCCGTTTCACTTTTTCTGCTTTTCCGTTGCTCTGTTCATCATTTTCTTTCGGTTTCTTCTCCCTGGCGGCGCGGGAAGAGCCTGAATCTATCCCATATCCCTGTGCGTGGTTCTTGGGCAGGCCTTGGCAAAACGTACGGGCATGCGTGGTCAGGGGATCCCTCCGCTTCACCGTCCCGAAAGGCTCGGAACGGTTCCGGTCGGGATGACAAGTACGCTGTGGGTACTTGTGCGGCGCATCCGGATCCTAATTGAACCATTGCTTTCCCGCGCCTCAGTAACGTATCTCCGCCCCTACCGGACACACCCCTGGTATTGCCTGCGGCAACACCTTCCCCTCTCAAGAGGGGACTTTTTCACCGACCCTCACATCTCACGTCTGACGTTGACGTTTGGTATCTCACCTTTTCCCTACCACTTTATCGGTTCATCGGTTGGACGTTCCTCTGTTCTTCTGTTTCCTTAATTTTTAATGGCGGCGCGGAACAAGCTCCTTGTTTACTCCAAAATCCAATGCGCCGCCAGATTCAATACCCGGAACCTGTCATGTCGACTGAGTGATCCGTCAGAAGACGGAGAACGAACGGAGACATCCCCATGCACGGTTCTGGGGCAGGCTTGGCAAAACGTACGGGCATGCATAGTCAGGGGATCCCTCCGCTTCACCGTCCCGAAAGGCTCGGGACGGTTCCGGTCGGGATGACAACTGCATGGCATGCCGTTGTGCGGCGCATCCGGATCCTGATTGAACCATTGCTTTCCCGCGCCGCAGTAACGTATCTCCAGCCCCTACCGGACACACCCCTGCTATTGCCTGCGGCAACACCTTCCCCTCTCAAGAGGGGACTTCACCCCGTCTGACGTTTCCCATCTCACTTTCTCGGTTGGACATTTATCGGTTCTTCTGTTCTTCCGTTTCCCTAAAGTTCCACCCGGTTGCTGATGTAGTTATCATAGTACTTCATCTGGACGATCTCGCCGTCGTCATTGCGGATAAAACGCATGCTCTCGCCATCCTCGCCATTGTCGCGGATGCGTACAAAATGGTCTTTATCCACTCTGCGGTAGGTGTTGAACCCACCCGGATTGTCGGCCGGAAGCCCCATCCTAACCAACTTGTCGCCCCAGGTTCCCACATAACTGGTGGATCGCATCACCTGCCCCTGGTAGTATCCGGCGTATTCAGCCAGCTCTTCCGCCATCTCTTCCTCAGCAGGCTCAATGCTTTTCGCTTTGGAGAGGATGCTGTGAATGCCCCGTGCGTA
It encodes:
- a CDS encoding ATP-binding protein, with the protein product MDSLYEYQEDVLNQVSDTFFRSLYDKLNWNERFLGITGLRGTGKTTMLLQYLKYSAPDREHSLYVTADHPWFYDHTLFDLSGQFRKYGGTLLLIDEIHRYPNWSRELKNIYDGFPELQVIFTASSVLDILKGEADLSRRALTKELPGLSFREFLELKYQHKLPVFTLDEMLKDPKQVSEPVVSVLKPIPLFNEYLKNGYFPFSVTKSDESFQQLLHQVINTVMEVDLQIVEEYSASNTIKMKKLLGVIAESVPFEPNISKIAGRLELGRDTVKTYLWNLDRARLLNLLSRSTRGAAALRKPDKIYLENTNLSHALKPNPGRGTLRETFFVNQLRNAGHVVELAKTGDFIIDGDRIFEIGGPSKDNSQIRNKNNAWLALDDLEHPYLNRIPLWMFGFLY